Proteins encoded in a region of the Candidatus Nanosynbacter sp. HMT-352 genome:
- a CDS encoding histidine kinase N-terminal 7TM domain-containing protein has translation MDKIKKPRLYCFSPAVMLATLTIEIILAIYTFWKYKLNAVTKIVIMLLICLALFQWAEYNVCEGAILLDNLGWAKLGYIAITMLPPLGIHLIYKISGDKRRWIPVLGYTFAAMFISYFLLEANGIKSGACLGNYVIFENQPGVGMWYGLYYYGLLFAAIAYAYVSSKTSSKHIRRSLGSLIVGYVLFMAPTTFVNIIDPSTIIGIPSIMCGFAVLMAVVLVGKVLPEYVNEK, from the coding sequence ATGGATAAGATTAAAAAACCGAGACTCTATTGTTTTTCTCCAGCGGTAATGTTGGCGACGTTGACAATTGAAATTATTCTGGCGATATATACTTTTTGGAAATATAAATTGAATGCTGTGACGAAGATTGTGATCATGCTGTTGATTTGTTTAGCGCTGTTTCAATGGGCTGAATATAACGTTTGTGAAGGTGCGATTCTTCTGGATAATCTCGGCTGGGCTAAACTTGGCTATATTGCAATTACCATGCTTCCGCCTCTGGGTATTCATTTGATATATAAAATTTCTGGCGATAAGAGACGGTGGATTCCTGTACTTGGCTACACTTTTGCCGCAATGTTTATTAGCTATTTTCTATTGGAAGCTAACGGAATTAAGTCTGGGGCTTGCCTGGGCAATTATGTGATTTTTGAAAACCAGCCGGGCGTCGGAATGTGGTATGGTTTGTATTATTACGGCCTATTATTTGCAGCAATTGCTTATGCATATGTTAGTAGCAAAACCTCCAGTAAACACATTCGGCGCTCTCTAGGTTCGTTGATTGTGGGATATGTTCTATTTATGGCGCCTACGACGTTTGTCAATATCATTGATCCGTCGACTATTATCGGAATTCCGTCAATTATGTGCGGATTTGCAGTTTTGATGGCGGTAGTTTTAGTTGGGAAAGTTTTGCCAGAATATGTAAATGAGAAATGA